In a single window of the Erinaceus europaeus chromosome 21, mEriEur2.1, whole genome shotgun sequence genome:
- the CTNNB1 gene encoding catenin beta-1, which yields MATQADLMELDMAMEPDRKAAVSHWQQQSYLDSGIHSGATTTAPSLSGKGNPEEEDVDTTQVLYEWEQGFSQSFTQEQVADIDGQYAMTRAQRVRAAMFPETLDEGMQIPSTQFDAAHPTNVQRLAEPSQMLKHAVVNLINYQDDAELATRAIPELTKLLNDEDQVVVNKAAVMVHQLSKKEASRHAIMRSPQMVSAIVRTMQNTNDVETARCTAGTLHNLSHHREGLLAIFKSGGIPALVKMLGSPVDSVLFYAITTLHNLLLHQEGAKMAVRLAGGLQKMVALLNKTNVKFLAITTDCLQILAYGNQESKLIILASGGPQALVNIMRTYTYEKLLWTTSRVLKVLSVCSSNKPAIVEAGGMQALGLHLTDPSQRLVQNCLWTLRNLSDAATKQEGMEGLLGTLVQLLGSDDINVVTCAAGILSNLTCNNYKNKMMVCQVGGIEALVRTVLRAGDREDITEPAICALRHLTSRHQEAEMAQNAVRLHYGLPVVVKLLHPPSHWPLIKATVGLIRNLALCPANHAPLREQGAIPRLVQLLVRAHQDTQRRTSMGGTQQQFVEGVRMEEIVEGCTGALHILARDVHNRIVIRGLNTIPLFVQLLYSPIENIQRVAAGVLCELAQDKEAAEAIEAEGATAPLTELLHSRNEGVATYAAAVLFRMSEDKPQDYKKRLSVELTSSLFRTEPMAWNEPADLGLDIGAQGEPLGYRQDDPSYRSFHSGGYGQDALGMDPMMEHEMGGHHPGADYPVDGLPDLGHAQDLMDGLPPGDSNQLAWFDTDL from the exons ATGGCCACTCAAG cCGATTTAATGGAGCTGGACATGGCCATGGAGCCAGACAGGAAAGCGGCGGTTAGTCACTGGCAGCAGCAGTCTTACCTGGACTCTGGGATCCACTCCGGTGCTACCACCACGGCTCCTTCTCTGAGCGGTAAAGGCAACCCCGAGGAAGAGGATGTGGACACCACCCAGGTTCTGTACGAGTGGGAGCAAGGCTTTTCTCAGTCCTTCACTCAGGAACAAGTAGCCG ATATCGACGGGCAGTACGCAATGACTCGCGCGCAGAGGGTGCGGGCTGCCATGTTTCCCGAGACGTTAGACGAGGGCATGCAGATCCCCTCCACGCAGTTCGACGCCGCGCACCCCACCAACGTGCAGCGCCTGGCAGAGCCGTCACAGATGCTGAAGCATGCCGTAGTGAACTTGATCAACTACCAGGATGACGCAGAGCTCGCCACCCGGGCCATCCCAGAGCTGACAAAACTGCTGAACGACGAAGACCAG GTGGTGGTGAATAAGGCTGCAGTTATGGTCCATCAGCTGTCTAAGAAGGAAGCTTCCAGACACGCCATCATGCGTTCTCCTCAGATGGTGTCTGCGATCGTGCGCACCATGCAGAACACAAATGACGTGGAAACAGCTCGCTGTACCGCTGGCACTTTACACAACCTTTCCCATCACCGTGAGGGTCTGCTGGCCATTTTTAAGTCTGGGGGCATTCCTGCCCTGGTGAAGATGCTCGG TTCACCAGTGGACTCCGTGCTGTTTTATGCCATCACGACTCTCCACAACCTCTTGCTACATCAAGAAGGAGCTAAAATGGCAGTGCGCTTAGCTGGAGGGCTGCAGAAGATGGTTGCCTTGCTCAACAAGACAAATGTTAAGTTCTTGGCCATTACGACGGACTGCCTTCAGATTTTGGCTTACGGCAATCAGGAAAGCAAG ctGATTATTCTGGCGAGTGGTGGACCTCAAGCTTTAGTAAACATAATGAGGACCTACACTTACGAGAAGCTCCTGTGGACCACAAGCAGAGTACTGAAGGTGCTGTCTGTCTGCTCCAGTAACAAGCCGGCCATTGTGGAGGCTG GTGGAATGCAAGCTTTAGGACTGCATTTAACAGATCCAAGTCAGCGTCTCGTTCAGAACTGTCTTTGGACTCTTCGAAATCTTTCAGATGCTGCAACTAAACAG GAGGGGATGGAAGGCCTTCTCGGGACCCTTGTCCAGCTTCTGGGCTCCGATGACATCAATGTGGTCACGTGTGCAGCCGGGATTCTTTCCAATCTCACCtgcaataactacaagaacaaaatGATGGTGTGCCAGGTGGGCGGCATAGAGGCCCTCGTGCGCACAGTCCTCCGCGCCGGCGACAGGGAGGACATCACGGAACCTGCCATCTGTGCTCTCCGTCACCTGACCAGCCGGCACCAGGAAGCAGAGATGGCCCAGAATGCTGTTCGCCTTCACTATGGACTCCCAGTTGTGGTCAAACTCCTCCACCCACCGTCGCACTGGCCTCTGATAAAG GCTACCGTTGGATTGATCCGAAATCTCGCCCTTTGTCCAGCAAACCATGCACCTCTGCGTGAGCAGGGAGCCATTCCGCGACTAGTGCAGTTGCTGGTTCGTGCCCATCAGGACACCCAGCGCCGTACCTCCATGGGTGGGACACAGCAGCAGTTTGTG GAGGGTGTCCGCATGGAAGAAATCGTTGAAGGCTGCACCGGGGCCCTTCACATCCTCGCTCGGGATGTCCACAACCGGATCGTCATCAGAGGACTGAATACCATCCCACTGTTTGTGCAG CTGCTTTATTCTCCCATCGAAAATATCCAAAGAGTAGCTGCAGGGGTCCTCTGTGAACTTGCTCAGGACAAGGAGGCCGCGGAAGCCATCGAAGCCGAGGGAGCCACGGCTCCTCTGACAGAGTTGCTTCACTCCAGGAATGAAGGCGTGG CAACCTATGCTGCTGCTGTTTTGTTCCGAATGTCTGAAGACAAGCCGCAGGATTACAAGAAAAGACTTTCAGTCGAGCTGACCAGCTCTCTCTTCAGAACAGAGCCAATGGCTTGGAATGAG CCTGCTGATCTTGGACTTGACATCGGTGCCCAGGGAGAGCCCCTTGGATATCGCCAGGATG ATCCTAGTTACCGCTCCTTCCACTCTGGTGGATACGGTCAAGATGCCTTGGGTATGGACCCCATGATGGAGCACGAGATGGGTGGCCACCACCCCGGAGCTGACTACCCAGTGGATGGGCTGCCAGATCTCGGCCATGCCCAGGACCTCATGGACGGGCTGCCTCCAGGCGACAGCAATCAGCTGGCCTGGTTTGATACTGACCTGTAA